ACTCTAGCAAAATTAGCAAGAAGTACCGCATCTACCCCAAACCTAAAAGCATCTTTTTTTTGTATAATACATAATCCTTTCAATTGTAAATCGTCTAGAGTTTCATTATCTTTTAATAAATTATTATTCACATAAATACCTCATTTTTGAATTGATATTTTTAATTATGATTTAAATATTCTTCATTGTCAAATACTCATAAATTTATATATAAAAATTCCAGGATATATACTCCTGGAATTTTTGAGTGTTATACTATTCTATTTATTAATGGAATTACTATTAATACCATTTTCCTCAACTGCATTAAATTTGCTATTTAATATAACTATATCAACTCTTCTATTCTTAGCTTTGCCTTCATCTGTGGAGTTATCTCCCACAGGTCTATATTCCCCATAGCCAATTGCAGATAATTTTTCTGGTTCAATTCCAGCATTTTTTATAAGAAACTCAGTGACATTAGATGCCCTATCACAGGATAACTTCCAATTAGAAGAATATTGATTATTACTAATAGGGATGTTATCTGTATGTCCTTCTATCCTCATATAGTTCCCAAGTTGATTTAAAATTTTACCTATTTCTACAAGCTTTTGCTGAAACTCCGGTTTTATATCAGCTCTTCCCGTATCAAATAGCAAAGTATCGTTCATACTTACAATAAGTCCTCTTTCATTTATGCTGGTAGATACACTTCCACTCATTTCACTATTTTTCAGATATTTATCCACTTCTGATTTTAGTTCAGATAATTTCTTTTCCTGATCATCTGTATCAGTTTGCTGTGTTTCTTCAGGATCTACAGTTTCTTTTATACTTGAAGTATCATCACTTCCTATTACACTTTTTCCTCCACCCATAGACATCTTTAAAGACTCTGCTACCTGCTTATATTTAGATGCACTTATATTGCTCATAGAATACATTACAACAAAAAATATCATAAGTAAAGTTATTAAATCGGAATAAGTAAGCAGCCATCTTTCTGAATTTTCTTCTGCATGCTTTTTTTTCTTTTTCATAATTGCTGTTTACCATCCATTTCTTCAAATCTAACTAATTCTTCTTTATTTAGAAAGCTCTTCAATTTCTCTGCTATGGTATTCGGATTTATTCCTTCTTGTATGTATAATATTCCTTCAACTATCAAAGTTTTTTCTTTTACTTCTTTATCATCGAGCACATTTAATCTATTAGCTATAGGAAGCCATATAATATTTGCAGCGCCAATACCATATAATGTTGCCAAAAACGCTACTGCTATCTTAGGTCCTAATGTAGATGGATCTTCTAAATTACCCAAAACATGAACTAGTCCCATAACTGTACCTACTATACCCATAGTAGGAGAATATCCACCCGCACTTTGAAATACGGCTGCTCCCTGTCTATGTCTTTCTGAGGTAGATTCTAATTCTAACTCCAATATGCTCCTAACTGCTTGAGGATCTACTCCATCTACCACAAGTTGTAATCCTTTTTTTATGAAAGGATCTAGATTAGGATCACTAGATATTTCTCCTTCTAAACTTAAAAGCCCATTTTTCCTGGTTCTATAAGATACATCTTTAAAATAGGATATTAAAGAAGGCAACTCCGTTTTTGGAGGACTTATCATAACTTTAACCATTTTTGGAATTCTTTTTAGCAACTCTAAAGGAAAAGACACCCCCACAGCCCCAATTGTTCCACCAAATACTATCATAGCTGCTGTAGGCCCCAAAAGAGCTGAAAGATGTCCTCCATCTAGTATGAATCCCCCACCTAGGGCTAATAGTCCAAAAATTAAGAATAAAATAACAGATATATCCATATTATACCTCCATTTAATGCATTTTGCTACTAAAACTCTTATTTGAATCCTTTCACCTATATTTTATTAATCGGTTAAAATGACCTACTCTTTATACAATGTTTTATGTATTTATAGATATAAGAATATAGAACTTTATCCAAATATATAAACTCTACCTAAGCCTAAGAATTACTTGATGCTTGATATAAAAACTTGTCCCAAAATTAAAAAGACTACCCTAGGCAGCCTTTTTAAAAGTAACTCTAATCATTTACACTAGTCCGCTTGAACTGGTGCTCCTACAGGACAGACACTAGCACAGCTTCCACAATCTATACATGTACCATCATCTATTAAAAATTGAGTATCTCCTTGACTTATGCATTCAACTGGACATTCTGAAGCACATGCTCCACAATTCATACATGCATCTGTAATTTTATATGCCATTATACTACACCTCCTTAGATTTTAAGAATCAATATGTTTTTATATCCTATAACATTTTATCATATTTATTATAATTTTTAAAGATAATTTTAGAACACCGCATAACCCACATCTTCAAGACATTGTATTATTTTATCTTCTGTTATGAAGTAATCATCATATACTATACTTACCTCACATTTTTGTGTATTTATCTGACATGCTATTACTCCCTCATTATTAGAAATAGCTTTTCTTATATTATTTACATCTCTATTATTACGTATATTAGGAATTTTAAATACAGATTTCATACACTAACCCCCTAGTCCTCATTAAATAAGTGTTTAATTATATCCTCATCTTCAGCTTCTTCTATATCAATCTTTATTTCATCCTCATTTATATTTCCTTCAAATCCCCCAGATATCATGTGAATATCATGTATAGATATATCCTTTATCACATCTTCTCCATCTTTAACTCTTATTTTTACTTTAATCATCTCTTTCACCACAGAATTACTTGTAACTTCCCCCTGTCCATATGATGTATCCACAATGGAACCTACCTTAGGTAATTTCTTTCTTATCCTTTCGTAAGTATCCTGTTCATAATTTAAACAGCACATAAGCCTTCCACACATACCTGATATTTTTGTGGGGTTTAAGGACAAATTTTGTTCTTTAGCCATTTTTATAGAAACTGGCACAAAATCTCCTAAAAAAGTAGAACAGCACATGGTTCTGCCACAAGGTCCAAGACCTCCCACCATTTTAGCCTCATCTCTTACTCCTATTTGTCTAAGTTCTATTCGGGTTCTGAATATTGAAGCAAGATCTTTTACCAATTCTCTAAAATCTACTCTTCCATCTGCAGTAAAATAAAATATAACTTTATTATTATCGAAAGTATATTCTACATCTATAAGTTTCATTTTCAGATCATGCTGTTGTATTTTTTCAATACATACTTTAAATGCTTCACTTTCTTTTTCCTTATTTTCATTATGTTTTTTTATATCTTCTTCTGTAGCCACTCTCAATACATTTTTAAGTGGTGAAACTATATTACTTTCATTTATAGCCTTAGGAGCTATAACACATTTGCCAAATTCTACCCCTCTAGCCGTTTCCACTATTATGTTGTCATATTTTTTTATATCTAAATTATCCGGTGAAAAATAATATATTTTTCCAGCCTTTTTAAATCGCACTCCTACAACTGTTACCATGTTTTATTTATACCTCCTGCATTTTCATCAGCATAGAATCAAAAACCAAGGTTGAATTTACATTTTTATCTAACTTTTCTCTAATACTTCCTATAATATCAATAATAGCATTTAACTTATTAAATGAAAACATTTCTCCTATATCTTTTAGCTCTTGAAACTTATCCCTATTTATAATTAAATCACTATTACCCGTTTCCTTATATATGAGAACATCACGTATATAAGACAACATACAGGTAAGTATCTCTTCCCAATTATCTTTTTCTTTAAATAAGCAATTAGGAAATTCTAAAGTAATGTTTATATCTTCATCATATAATTTCTTAAATATTTTTATAGTTATATTCCTTATTTCTTTTAAAACTGAACTTGAAATAAATTTTTCTGCTCTTCCAGGTATACCATCACTAAAAGCCATAATAGAATTTAATTCTTGTTCATATAATCCAGGGAATTTATTATTCAAAAATTTTTTCATATCTTTTGAATTTAGCCTATTAAGTTTATATATCTGACATCTGGATTTTACTGTGTCTAAAATTCCATCCAGTTTTTCACACAATAGTATAATGAAACTTCCTTTTGGTGGTTCTTCTATAGTTTTCAATAATGCATTCTGAGCAGTTTCCGTAATTTTATCAGAATTATATAGTATTATTACTTTTTTGTCACCTTCATATGGTTTTTTATTAATCTCCTCTATTATATATTTTATTTCTTCTATACCAATAGATTTTTTATTTTTAAATAACTTAAGTTCTATTATATCTACATATTGTTTAATTTCATTTTTACCTAGTATTTTTATGGCCAATTCTTCAGCAAACAAACTCTTTCCAAGTCCATCTTCTCCTACAAAAATACTAGCATGAGAAAGTCTATTCAGTTTTATAGAATTTTCTATCTGAGATTTTATCATGTCATGACCTATTATCCTATAAAAACTCACCCTTAAATTTACCTCCTAGATTTTAATAAACTTATCCACATCTACTACAAATATATTTGCTCCTCCAACTTCTATTTCCATGGAATAAGGCATATATATCCCTGTAGCACTTGCAACCGAAGAAGGAGCAGTTATAACTTGTTTTCTAGTTTTACATACCTGTTCAATATAGGCTACCACTTTATCTACGCCATCTTCTTCTACCCCTATCATTAAAGTTGTATTACCTGCTTTTAAAAACCCTCCTGTGGTGGCAAGTTTAGTTACTTTAAATTCATGCTCCGTTAAAACTTTTAATAAATCTCCTGAATCATCATCCTGAACAATAGCTATGATTAATTTCACAAGGCATCCCTCCTTCTGGTTTTATGTGAAAATCATCTGAATTTTTAAAATTAACTTATAATAATTATAGCATAAGTACTTATTTTAATTATATAATCTTATATTAGACTATTTAATACGGGTTATTATATTATTATGTTTTTTACTAAACTATATATATTCTCATGAATTTCATTTACTGTGTTTATTCTATTATTTTCTATACAAGAAATTTTACTCCAACCATATTTATCTGCCACATATACCGCATTATTATATGAATTAATTAAATATTCATAATTACTCTCATGTATATCTTTCTTAGCATTACCTGTAAATTTGTTATTCCTCTCAATCATGAGATTTTTACTATACTCAGGGGGCATATCTAAAAATATCACACAGTCAGGTACTGGCAGCTTAAATATATTGAATTCAAAATCCCACAGCCATTTTAAAAACTTATCCTTTTCTTCTATATTATCAATTTTGGAAGCCTGATGTACCATGTTGGATGTAGTATATCTATCTGATAGAACTATGCCTCCACCTTCATAGAACTTTTTCCACTGTGTTTTATAAGAAGCAAATCTATCTACACCATAAAAAGTAGATGCAACATAGGCACTTACATCTTCAGGATTTTCTCCAAAGTCTCCATTTAAGTACATTTTTACCAAGGCGGATGATTCACTATTATAATTGGGATATTCTACTTTTTTTACACTGTATTTTTCACCTAAAAGTCTATTATAAAGCTTTCTGGTCTGTGTAGCTTTACCACTGCCATCACATCCTTCTATAACTATAAGTTTCCCTTTTAATGATTCCATTTAAACTTCCCCCATTAATTTATTTTACAACTGAAATCTTATTATCTTTTATGCCTACTATAGCCACTCCAGATTTTACATAGTATTTTATAATTTTTAAAATATTTCTATCTATTATCTCCCCCATCAACAATAAAGGTACTCCTGGAGGATAGGGTGTTACATTAACTGCTGATGTTCTTCCCAATGAACTTTCTACATTTATTATCTCCATTTCTGAATTTATAACTTCATAAGGCAATACATCCATTTTGGGCACTTCATACTCCATCATATCTATTCTTTTATATGTAAATTTTTCTAAATTACAATTTTTTAATGCTCTATACAATTTTTCAAATTCTTCTTCTTTATTAAAAGGAGAAAAAATTAATATTACATTAAAATTATCACTCATTTCAGCTTGAATTTTTGATTTTCTTAAATAGTCCAATAATAAATTTGCACTATAGCCTTTTCCCAAATTTATAGTATATCTGGTGGAATCCATATTCCACACATTTGACGGTAAATTTTCATCATATACTAATATATCCTTTTTTCCAATTACATTGAATCCTTTTATAAGATTTATTTTATCCCTATAATATTGGCTTATTTCAATAAGTTTTTCATAATCTTCATGCCCATATTTTTCAAGATAAAATCTGGCATAATCCATAGAACAAAGTGCTATATAAGAGGGACTTGTACTTAAAAATATTTTAGAATAAAAATCAACTTTATCTAAATCCTCTTTATTATTAATATGTAAATAAGCAGTTTGAGTGAAACTTGGCAGTGTCTTATGTACACTTGTAACTACCATATCAGCTCCCATCTTAACTGCACTCTTAGGTAAACTTTTATGAACCCCAAAATGAGCGCCATGAGCACAGTCAACTAAAATTTTCATATTATATTCTCTAGCTTTTTCTATTATAAATTCTAAATTACTGCATATGCCATAATAATTAGGATATGTAATAATTATTCCTTTTGCATCTTTATTTTCATCTAAGGTTTTTAAAAAATGCTCCAAATTTATACAAACAGGAGCATTTAATCTTGTACTTATAATATTTTTTAAATATACGGGATTTAACTTTCTCATAATTATCCCATTAAATACAGAGCTATGACAGTTTCTTTCTACCAAAACTTTATCTCCCTCATTAAAACTGCTAAATAGCATTATCATGTTTCCTGAGGTGCTGCCATTAACCAGAAAATAAGATTTTTTACTTCCATAAAAATCTCTAAGACGCTCGCTGGCATCTAATATTATACTTTTGGGATTATGAAGATTGTCTACTCCATCTACTTCTGTAATATCAAACTTTAAAATATTATCTATAAACTTCCTTCCTATTGAAGTATTAAAAAATCCCCTGCCATTTTTATGTCCAGGCATACAAAATGATATATTATTTTCTTCGATGTATTTTAAAACTCCTTCTAAAAGCGGTAATTCTGACAATGGATTATCTCTCCTTTTATAATAAAACGTACTATAGTTTTTTTTATTCTCTGTTTATAATACTCATAAAAATCTACATTATTTTCTAACTTTAATAATCTTTTTTCACAACTTATACATATTCCTCTACCATATATTATTATACCATTACTCAAAGGCTTTCCGCATATTATACAATACTTTTTTTTCATTCACATCCTCCTAGCAAGTCCTAATTATGAATTAATAAATTAATTTTATCATTTAGATTCTCGCCTTTTAATGTATATAATATTCAATTGAATTTTATTTTATTTTTTTATCCTAATATTATATAATATTCAATTTATCCTTAAATTTATTTTGTCCACATAAATAAATTTAAATTTTAATATAGTATTATTATGTAGATATTAATAATATCATATTCAAAAGTATACTTCATAAGCTATAATGTAAATAGCCATCAACAATCACTTAGCTAAAGATAATAATTATACCATATTTACTTAGGAGGACATTATATGATATCAATTTATAAAACTATAGATACATCAAACAAGTTGCAATCTTTAGACACTATAGAACATGGCTGTTGGATTAATATTATAGCACCTTCTGATGAAGATTTACTTTTAATATCAAAAAAAACTGGTGTTTCACTAGATTTTTTGAGAGCTGCCCTTGATGAAGAAGAAACATCCCGTATAGATACAGAAGATAATAATTTACTTGTAATAGTTGATATTCCTTTTACTGAAATGGAGGTCAATTCTTTAACTTATGACTCCTACCCTCTGGCAATAATTCATACTGAATTTATTTTAATAACTGTTTGTTTAAAAAACAGTAAAATTCTTACAGATTTTATAGCTGGTAAAGTGAAATCATTTTATACCTTTAAACGCTCTAGATTCATATTACAAATACTCTATAGGATAGCAAGTTATTATCTACTTTATTTAAGACAAATAGATAAAAAAAGTGTGATGATTGAACAGAGACTTCATAAATCTATGAAAAACAAAGAATTTATTCAACTTTTATCTTTAGAAAAATCCCTAGTTTATTTTTCTACATCTTTAAAGGCAAATGAAATAACCCTAGAAAAAATGTTAAAATTAGAACTTTTACAAAAATATCCTGAAGATCAGGATATCTTAGAAGATGTTATTATCGAAAA
This genomic interval from Clostridium kluyveri contains the following:
- a CDS encoding OmpA/MotB family protein, which translates into the protein MKKKKKHAEENSERWLLTYSDLITLLMIFFVVMYSMSNISASKYKQVAESLKMSMGGGKSVIGSDDTSSIKETVDPEETQQTDTDDQEKKLSELKSEVDKYLKNSEMSGSVSTSINERGLIVSMNDTLLFDTGRADIKPEFQQKLVEIGKILNQLGNYMRIEGHTDNIPISNNQYSSNWKLSCDRASNVTEFLIKNAGIEPEKLSAIGYGEYRPVGDNSTDEGKAKNRRVDIVILNSKFNAVEENGINSNSINK
- a CDS encoding flagellar motor protein — translated: MDISVILFLIFGLLALGGGFILDGGHLSALLGPTAAMIVFGGTIGAVGVSFPLELLKRIPKMVKVMISPPKTELPSLISYFKDVSYRTRKNGLLSLEGEISSDPNLDPFIKKGLQLVVDGVDPQAVRSILELELESTSERHRQGAAVFQSAGGYSPTMGIVGTVMGLVHVLGNLEDPSTLGPKIAVAFLATLYGIGAANIIWLPIANRLNVLDDKEVKEKTLIVEGILYIQEGINPNTIAEKLKSFLNKEELVRFEEMDGKQQL
- a CDS encoding DUF362 domain-containing protein → MAYKITDACMNCGACASECPVECISQGDTQFLIDDGTCIDCGSCASVCPVGAPVQAD
- a CDS encoding heavy-metal-associated domain-containing protein codes for the protein MKSVFKIPNIRNNRDVNNIRKAISNNEGVIACQINTQKCEVSIVYDDYFITEDKIIQCLEDVGYAVF
- a CDS encoding PSP1 domain-containing protein encodes the protein MVTVVGVRFKKAGKIYYFSPDNLDIKKYDNIIVETARGVEFGKCVIAPKAINESNIVSPLKNVLRVATEEDIKKHNENKEKESEAFKVCIEKIQQHDLKMKLIDVEYTFDNNKVIFYFTADGRVDFRELVKDLASIFRTRIELRQIGVRDEAKMVGGLGPCGRTMCCSTFLGDFVPVSIKMAKEQNLSLNPTKISGMCGRLMCCLNYEQDTYERIRKKLPKVGSIVDTSYGQGEVTSNSVVKEMIKVKIRVKDGEDVIKDISIHDIHMISGGFEGNINEDEIKIDIEEAEDEDIIKHLFNED
- a CDS encoding DNA polymerase III subunit delta'; amino-acid sequence: MSFYRIIGHDMIKSQIENSIKLNRLSHASIFVGEDGLGKSLFAEELAIKILGKNEIKQYVDIIELKLFKNKKSIGIEEIKYIIEEINKKPYEGDKKVIILYNSDKITETAQNALLKTIEEPPKGSFIILLCEKLDGILDTVKSRCQIYKLNRLNSKDMKKFLNNKFPGLYEQELNSIMAFSDGIPGRAEKFISSSVLKEIRNITIKIFKKLYDEDINITLEFPNCLFKEKDNWEEILTCMLSYIRDVLIYKETGNSDLIINRDKFQELKDIGEMFSFNKLNAIIDIIGSIREKLDKNVNSTLVFDSMLMKMQEV
- a CDS encoding cyclic-di-AMP receptor, with amino-acid sequence MKLIIAIVQDDDSGDLLKVLTEHEFKVTKLATTGGFLKAGNTTLMIGVEEDGVDKVVAYIEQVCKTRKQVITAPSSVASATGIYMPYSMEIEVGGANIFVVDVDKFIKI
- a CDS encoding dTMP kinase, producing the protein MESLKGKLIVIEGCDGSGKATQTRKLYNRLLGEKYSVKKVEYPNYNSESSALVKMYLNGDFGENPEDVSAYVASTFYGVDRFASYKTQWKKFYEGGGIVLSDRYTTSNMVHQASKIDNIEEKDKFLKWLWDFEFNIFKLPVPDCVIFLDMPPEYSKNLMIERNNKFTGNAKKDIHESNYEYLINSYNNAVYVADKYGWSKISCIENNRINTVNEIHENIYSLVKNIII
- a CDS encoding aminotransferase class I/II-fold pyridoxal phosphate-dependent enzyme; this translates as MSELPLLEGVLKYIEENNISFCMPGHKNGRGFFNTSIGRKFIDNILKFDITEVDGVDNLHNPKSIILDASERLRDFYGSKKSYFLVNGSTSGNMIMLFSSFNEGDKVLVERNCHSSVFNGIIMRKLNPVYLKNIISTRLNAPVCINLEHFLKTLDENKDAKGIIITYPNYYGICSNLEFIIEKAREYNMKILVDCAHGAHFGVHKSLPKSAVKMGADMVVTSVHKTLPSFTQTAYLHINNKEDLDKVDFYSKIFLSTSPSYIALCSMDYARFYLEKYGHEDYEKLIEISQYYRDKINLIKGFNVIGKKDILVYDENLPSNVWNMDSTRYTINLGKGYSANLLLDYLRKSKIQAEMSDNFNVILIFSPFNKEEEFEKLYRALKNCNLEKFTYKRIDMMEYEVPKMDVLPYEVINSEMEIINVESSLGRTSAVNVTPYPPGVPLLLMGEIIDRNILKIIKYYVKSGVAIVGIKDNKISVVK
- a CDS encoding sigma factor G inhibitor Gin; amino-acid sequence: MKKKYCIICGKPLSNGIIIYGRGICISCEKRLLKLENNVDFYEYYKQRIKKTIVRFIIKGEIIHCQNYRF
- a CDS encoding magnesium transporter CorA family protein yields the protein MISIYKTIDTSNKLQSLDTIEHGCWINIIAPSDEDLLLISKKTGVSLDFLRAALDEEETSRIDTEDNNLLVIVDIPFTEMEVNSLTYDSYPLAIIHTEFILITVCLKNSKILTDFIAGKVKSFYTFKRSRFILQILYRIASYYLLYLRQIDKKSVMIEQRLHKSMKNKEFIQLLSLEKSLVYFSTSLKANEITLEKMLKLELLQKYPEDQDILEDVIIENKQAIEMTNIYSNILAGTMDAFASVVSNNLNIVMKLLASVTIVMSIPNIIFGSFGMNVSGIPFGKHTNAFWIIYGVTALICVISIIFLKKKDLF